The following are encoded together in the Pleurocapsa sp. FMAR1 genome:
- a CDS encoding phycobilisome rod-core linker polypeptide, with protein sequence MSIPLLGYKPSSQNARVDGYDIGGDDQPKIFSAENTFSLSEMNNLIQAAYRQIFFHAFRSDREIFLESQLRNRQITVRDFIRGLLLSETFYNSFYEKNSNYRFVEQCIQRVLGRDVYNEREKIAWSIKIATKGLAGFIDELLDTDEYMENFGYDVVPYRRRRVLAGREQGERPFNITSPRYDEYYRAILGFPQIIWQTEVRSYRPQEQKAQAGSPALYMDMARSLPSRANTPSSTSVSNINYMSKVPYRKTN encoded by the coding sequence TTGTCTATTCCCTTATTAGGCTATAAGCCTAGCTCCCAAAATGCCCGTGTCGATGGATACGATATTGGGGGTGATGACCAACCCAAAATTTTCTCAGCAGAGAATACATTTTCTTTGTCTGAGATGAATAACCTGATCCAAGCAGCATATCGCCAGATATTTTTCCATGCTTTTCGCTCTGATCGCGAAATATTCCTAGAATCGCAATTGCGTAATCGTCAGATTACAGTCAGAGACTTCATTCGTGGACTTTTGCTTTCTGAAACTTTTTACAATAGTTTCTATGAGAAAAACAGCAACTATCGCTTTGTTGAGCAGTGTATTCAACGAGTTTTAGGGCGTGATGTCTATAACGAAAGAGAGAAAATTGCGTGGTCGATTAAAATAGCCACCAAAGGTTTAGCGGGATTCATTGACGAACTGCTAGACACTGACGAATACATGGAAAACTTTGGTTACGATGTTGTACCTTACCGTCGTCGTCGGGTACTTGCTGGTCGTGAACAAGGAGAACGTCCTTTTAACATTACCTCTCCTCGTTACGACGAATACTATCGTGCTATTTTGGGATTCCCCCAAATTATTTGGCAAACCGAAGTTCGTTCCTATCGTCCTCAAGAGCAAAAAGCTCAAGCAGGTAGTCCAGCTTTGTATATGGATATGGCTCGCAGCTTACCTAGCAGAGCAAATACTCCAAGTTCTACGTCTGTGTCAAATATCAACTATATGTCTAAAGTTCCTTATCGCAAAACCAATTAA
- the dapA gene encoding 4-hydroxy-tetrahydrodipicolinate synthase has translation MSGEYFGRVITAMVTPFAEDGSVDYRVAEKLANHLVENGSDGLVICGTTGESPTLSWSEEYELFKVVKQAVGTKAKIIAGTGSNSTSEAIAATQKAAKLDLDGSLQVVPYYNKPPQAGQYQHFKAIAQACPDLPMMLYNVPGRTSSNLEPETVANLAQIANIVAIKEASGNLEQACKIKCLTPANFAIYSGEDALALPMMTVGSVGVVSVASHLVGKQMQSMIQAFNQGNNQQATKIQMELFPLFQALFMTTSPIPVKAALNLQGWKVGNLRTPLCELQLDLLESLKIVLKELNLV, from the coding sequence ATGAGTGGAGAATACTTTGGTAGGGTAATTACGGCAATGGTAACGCCGTTTGCCGAGGATGGTAGCGTTGACTATAGAGTAGCCGAAAAGCTGGCAAACCATTTGGTAGAAAATGGTAGTGATGGCTTAGTAATCTGTGGTACAACAGGAGAATCCCCCACCTTAAGCTGGTCAGAAGAATACGAGCTATTTAAAGTAGTAAAGCAAGCTGTTGGAACTAAAGCTAAAATAATTGCGGGGACAGGTTCTAATTCTACCTCCGAAGCGATCGCAGCTACGCAAAAAGCAGCTAAACTAGATTTAGATGGTTCATTACAGGTAGTGCCGTATTACAATAAGCCGCCCCAAGCGGGGCAATATCAGCATTTTAAAGCGATCGCCCAAGCCTGCCCCGATCTGCCGATGATGTTGTATAATGTACCAGGAAGAACTAGCAGCAATCTAGAGCCAGAAACAGTGGCAAATCTGGCACAAATTGCTAATATAGTAGCAATTAAAGAAGCTAGTGGCAATTTAGAACAGGCTTGTAAAATTAAATGTTTGACTCCTGCTAATTTTGCTATTTATTCAGGAGAAGACGCTTTGGCTTTGCCGATGATGACGGTAGGGAGTGTCGGCGTAGTCAGCGTCGCCTCTCATTTAGTAGGCAAGCAAATGCAGTCAATGATTCAGGCATTTAATCAAGGAAATAATCAGCAAGCTACTAAAATCCAGATGGAGCTTTTTCCTCTATTTCAGGCTTTATTTATGACTACTAGCCCAATTCCTGTTAAGGCAGCTTTAAATTTGCAGGGTTGGAAGGTGGGTAATTTGCGTACACCTTTATGTGAGCTACAATTAGATTTATTAGAAAGTTTAAAAATAGTTTTAAAAGAATTAAATTTAGTTTAA
- a CDS encoding RluA family pseudouridine synthase encodes MQEFTLQVTQAGSRLDRWLSKNLTDISRSRIQKLIEDGNVQLNSQICTSKKVKVAPGDFLYVVIPEPEKLNLTPENIPLNILYEDEHLIIVNKPAGMVVHPAPGHYTGTLVHALLYHCDTLAGIGGVERPGIVHRLDKDTTGAIVVAKSDRAHQDLQAQIKAKTARREYWGVIYGSFATESGRVDLPIGRHKGDRQKMAVIPVDRGGREAVTHWKTLERIGNYSLMQFLLETGRTHQIRVHCAHQGHPLLGDSTYGSNRSLKVNLSGQALHARQLSLLHPISGELIKAIAPLPAEFTKLLQVLRNRIN; translated from the coding sequence ATTCAAGAATTTACACTACAGGTAACGCAAGCAGGATCTCGCTTGGATCGCTGGCTATCAAAGAATTTAACTGATATTTCTCGTTCTCGCATTCAAAAGTTAATTGAAGATGGCAATGTTCAGCTAAATAGCCAAATTTGCACTAGCAAAAAAGTTAAAGTTGCTCCTGGTGATTTTCTTTATGTGGTTATTCCTGAACCTGAAAAACTAAATTTGACCCCAGAAAATATTCCCCTAAATATTCTTTATGAAGACGAACATCTAATTATTGTGAATAAACCCGCGGGGATGGTGGTTCATCCTGCACCAGGACATTATACTGGCACACTAGTTCATGCTTTGCTTTATCATTGTGATACTTTAGCGGGGATTGGCGGTGTAGAACGTCCAGGCATTGTTCACCGTCTTGATAAAGATACTACGGGAGCTATTGTGGTCGCCAAAAGCGATCGCGCTCATCAAGACTTGCAGGCACAAATTAAAGCCAAAACTGCCAGAAGAGAATATTGGGGAGTGATCTATGGTTCTTTTGCCACAGAATCTGGAAGAGTTGATTTACCTATTGGTCGTCATAAGGGCGATCGCCAAAAAATGGCAGTTATTCCTGTAGACCGAGGCGGAAGAGAGGCCGTTACCCATTGGAAAACCCTGGAACGAATTGGCAACTATAGCTTGATGCAGTTTCTCTTGGAAACAGGACGTACTCACCAAATTAGGGTTCATTGCGCTCACCAGGGACATCCCTTGCTGGGAGATTCTACTTACGGCTCAAATCGCTCACTCAAGGTCAATTTATCTGGTCAGGCTCTTCATGCACGGCAACTGTCTTTATTACATCCTATTTCAGGAGAATTGATTAAGGCGATCGCGCCTTTACCCGCAGAATTTACTAAACTTTTACAGGTCTTACGGAATCGAATTAATTAG
- a CDS encoding TolB family protein → MKWFLKLLLVKLAITLMLVLSGCRDSGYITPPTQTFNATLNSTSAEGDANFSHDGRYLIFTSDRANKRSIFLFDMQRRRSIALPGLNQLGSMQYEGDISADGRYLVYVSEQLGKTDIFFYDRQTNKSQNLTKNFLGEVRQPSISGNGRFIAFEGNRSGQWDIEIYDRGFGADLSLPSNLRVTPNAE, encoded by the coding sequence ATGAAATGGTTTCTTAAACTGCTTCTAGTTAAATTAGCTATAACGTTAATGTTGGTATTGAGTGGCTGTAGAGATTCAGGGTATATCACTCCTCCCACTCAAACCTTTAACGCTACGCTAAACTCTACTTCAGCAGAAGGAGATGCTAATTTTTCCCACGATGGTCGTTATCTAATTTTTACTAGCGATCGCGCTAACAAACGCAGTATATTTTTATTTGATATGCAGCGTCGTCGTTCAATAGCTTTGCCTGGATTAAATCAGCTAGGTAGTATGCAGTATGAAGGAGATATCAGTGCTGATGGACGCTATCTTGTTTATGTATCCGAACAGTTAGGTAAAACTGATATCTTTTTTTATGATCGTCAAACAAACAAGAGCCAAAATCTAACTAAAAATTTTTTAGGGGAGGTTCGTCAACCTAGTATTAGCGGTAATGGACGTTTTATTGCTTTTGAGGGTAATCGCTCTGGTCAATGGGATATTGAGATTTACGATCGGGGATTTGGAGCAGATCTTTCCTTACCTAGCAACCTTCGGGTTACCCCCAATGCTGAATAA
- the obgE gene encoding GTPase ObgE, with translation MQFIDLAEIEVVAGNGGDGMVAFRREKYVPAGGPAGGNGGWGGSVIFVASDRLQTLLDFRYARIFKAEDGKKGGPNNCTGAKGSDRLIEVPCGTLITDVETGEVVGDLTTNGETICVAQGGKGGLGNKHFLSNRNRAPEHALPGLEGEVKNLRLELKLIAEVGIIGLPNAGKSTLISSLSSAKPKVADYPFTTLVPNLGVVRKPTGDGTVFADIPGLISGASEGIGLGHEFLRHIERTRVLLHLIDATTEDPIADYQTIQQELEAYGHGLPERPQIIAFNKIDALDPKTLELLTTELQELTSVPIFHVSAVTRSGLDTLMQEVWSILDAEELLIMN, from the coding sequence ATGCAATTTATCGATTTAGCAGAAATAGAAGTAGTAGCGGGCAACGGTGGCGATGGCATGGTGGCATTCAGGCGCGAGAAATATGTCCCTGCGGGGGGCCCTGCTGGAGGAAACGGTGGCTGGGGTGGTTCAGTAATTTTTGTTGCCTCAGATCGCCTGCAAACCCTCTTGGATTTTCGTTATGCCAGAATATTCAAAGCTGAAGACGGGAAAAAAGGAGGACCCAATAACTGTACTGGAGCTAAAGGAAGCGATCGCCTGATTGAAGTTCCCTGTGGTACTTTGATTACCGATGTTGAGACGGGAGAAGTTGTTGGCGACTTGACCACCAACGGCGAAACTATTTGCGTTGCTCAAGGCGGGAAAGGAGGTCTAGGTAATAAACATTTCTTGAGCAATCGTAATCGCGCTCCAGAACACGCATTACCAGGATTAGAAGGAGAAGTAAAAAACTTACGCTTAGAATTAAAGCTGATCGCTGAAGTAGGCATTATCGGCTTACCCAATGCTGGAAAATCTACCTTAATTTCTTCTTTGTCCTCAGCTAAACCCAAGGTAGCAGACTATCCTTTTACAACCCTTGTACCCAATCTAGGAGTGGTGCGCAAGCCGACAGGAGACGGGACAGTATTTGCCGATATTCCTGGATTAATCTCTGGTGCTTCAGAAGGTATAGGTTTAGGTCATGAGTTTTTGCGCCACATCGAACGAACCCGTGTTCTGCTACATCTAATTGATGCCACCACCGAAGATCCTATAGCTGATTATCAAACAATTCAACAAGAACTAGAAGCCTATGGACATGGACTACCTGAACGCCCCCAAATTATTGCTTTTAATAAAATAGATGCGCTAGATCCCAAAACTTTGGAGCTTCTTACCACTGAACTACAAGAACTTACTTCTGTGCCAATTTTCCATGTCTCGGCAGTAACACGTTCAGGATTAGATACTTTGATGCAAGAAGTCTGGTCTATTTTAGATGCTGAAGAGTTATTAATAATGAACTAA
- a CDS encoding HD domain-containing protein, translating into MEVDFLRENWQSLLWQLDSQTDDNRQFFEKLILEYSSFERHYHNLAHVQQLLKTVEEVKQNTNNYTAILLAVWFHDYVYDPQFKDNEIESARYAVKFLGQLNIAENLIGLVEKFILSTQQHQLLIDDWDCMTFIDADLSILGASTEKYWQYAFDIRREYKHLGDRDYCQGRAKVLKNFLSRNRIYYTDYFHHKLEERARANIKMEIKSYLLV; encoded by the coding sequence ATGGAAGTTGATTTCCTCAGAGAAAATTGGCAAAGTTTATTGTGGCAATTAGATTCTCAAACAGATGACAATAGACAGTTTTTTGAAAAGTTGATTCTAGAATATAGTAGTTTTGAGCGACATTATCATAATTTAGCTCATGTTCAACAGCTTCTAAAAACAGTAGAAGAAGTGAAACAAAATACTAATAATTATACAGCGATTTTATTAGCAGTCTGGTTTCATGATTATGTTTATGATCCTCAATTTAAAGATAATGAGATCGAAAGCGCGCGGTATGCAGTTAAATTTTTAGGGCAGTTAAATATTGCTGAAAACCTTATTGGGTTAGTAGAAAAGTTTATTCTTAGTACTCAACAACATCAACTACTTATTGATGACTGGGACTGTATGACTTTTATTGATGCTGATTTATCTATTCTAGGCGCGTCAACTGAAAAATACTGGCAGTACGCTTTTGATATTCGTCGAGAATACAAACACTTAGGCGATCGCGATTATTGTCAGGGTAGAGCTAAGGTTTTAAAAAACTTTTTATCCAGAAATAGAATTTACTATACCGATTATTTTCATCACAAGTTAGAAGAACGAGCTAGAGCTAATATAAAAATGGAAATTAAATCATACTTATTAGTGTAA
- a CDS encoding Mo-dependent nitrogenase C-terminal domain-containing protein, producing MTSITKSAYSDRQIVAWFRGLYTVALADGHYDPEEQELISQLTNDLADFDDVKSLETITPEELAASLGKDPETAENFLRTCVLVAVADGVCSQPEYDLMQQFSNTLEIEVEALKSLEHTLYKPEPQETNAGAASTLTPPKKSKSGVDVLHPVKDWLEGMEVKDHRLAKFVCKVIPPQCPFERDINLFGRKVAHIPPLCKLNPLYEQFTMLRFRSLSYLADDCGEDVTKYIK from the coding sequence ATGACTAGTATTACTAAATCCGCCTATAGCGATCGCCAAATCGTGGCTTGGTTCAGAGGCTTATACACTGTTGCTTTGGCAGACGGACACTATGACCCCGAAGAACAGGAACTTATTAGCCAACTTACCAATGATTTGGCTGATTTTGATGATGTTAAAAGTTTAGAAACTATTACTCCTGAAGAACTGGCTGCTAGTTTAGGCAAAGACCCCGAAACAGCCGAAAACTTCTTGCGTACTTGCGTATTAGTAGCTGTAGCCGATGGAGTCTGTTCTCAGCCTGAATACGATCTAATGCAGCAGTTTAGTAATACTTTAGAAATTGAAGTAGAAGCTCTCAAATCTTTAGAGCATACTCTATATAAACCAGAGCCACAAGAAACTAACGCAGGTGCTGCTTCAACCCTGACACCGCCTAAAAAATCTAAATCTGGTGTAGACGTACTGCATCCCGTTAAAGATTGGCTAGAAGGCATGGAGGTCAAAGATCATCGTTTGGCTAAATTTGTCTGTAAAGTGATTCCACCCCAGTGTCCTTTTGAACGGGATATCAATTTATTTGGACGCAAAGTAGCTCACATTCCCCCTCTTTGCAAGCTAAATCCTTTATACGAGCAGTTCACCATGTTGCGTTTTCGTTCCCTGTCTTATTTAGCTGATGACTGTGGCGAAGATGTGACAAAGTATATTAAATAA
- a CDS encoding NblA/ycf18 family protein, whose amino-acid sequence MDLSGQLSLEQKFKLKVLQEQVQNLSKEEAQEYLLEMFRQTMVKDNLVKNLLKNA is encoded by the coding sequence ATGGATTTATCTGGACAGTTAAGCCTAGAGCAAAAGTTCAAGTTAAAGGTTCTCCAAGAACAGGTGCAAAATCTTAGTAAAGAGGAGGCACAAGAATACTTGTTAGAAATGTTCCGTCAGACGATGGTAAAAGATAATCTGGTTAAAAATCTACTCAAAAACGCTTAG
- a CDS encoding photosynthetic electron transport-dependent transcriptional regulator PedR, whose product MEAEKLSHEALLSTRELEIVELVVTGLSNHKIAQQLDISKRTVDNHISNILKKTGAINRVELVRWSLQWGKVCLDNVNCCSLPEVSQTIDCNEMVS is encoded by the coding sequence ATGGAAGCTGAAAAGCTTAGTCACGAAGCATTATTGTCGACGCGAGAATTAGAGATTGTGGAGCTAGTGGTGACTGGTTTGAGTAACCACAAGATTGCTCAACAATTGGATATCAGTAAAAGAACAGTTGATAACCACATCAGCAATATTCTCAAAAAAACTGGTGCTATCAACCGTGTTGAACTAGTACGTTGGTCTTTGCAGTGGGGAAAAGTATGTCTTGATAACGTCAACTGCTGTTCGTTACCTGAAGTCAGCCAAACTATTGACTGTAATGAAATGGTTTCTTAA
- a CDS encoding phycobiliprotein lyase, with product MNSIKDAKEFFQQSSGKWRSQRTTHHLPFRRAESGNSDINVEFLDAGDEKIAAICQMHDVDPQSSIGGAFVSWDGSMAWDKENEDHKGTTVFALIPDLENPRKGKLLRERGYAEIVPVAGEYEMDTEDGLVLITEYETMSIIERFWFVNPDLRLRSSTVKRFGGFNTATFCAESRVVEDKPAKTTENVDTKAFAISGW from the coding sequence ATGAATTCTATAAAAGATGCCAAAGAGTTTTTTCAACAGAGTTCAGGAAAATGGCGATCGCAACGCACTACTCACCACCTACCATTTAGAAGAGCAGAAAGCGGAAATTCCGACATTAATGTGGAGTTTCTCGACGCTGGTGATGAAAAAATAGCTGCCATCTGTCAAATGCACGACGTAGATCCGCAAAGCTCAATTGGCGGTGCTTTTGTTAGCTGGGATGGTTCAATGGCGTGGGATAAAGAGAACGAAGACCATAAGGGTACAACCGTGTTCGCCTTAATTCCCGACCTAGAAAACCCTAGAAAAGGCAAGCTACTCAGAGAAAGAGGCTATGCAGAAATTGTTCCTGTAGCTGGAGAATACGAAATGGACACAGAAGATGGATTAGTTTTAATCACCGAATACGAAACCATGAGCATCATCGAACGTTTTTGGTTTGTTAACCCTGATTTGCGCTTGCGAAGCAGTACGGTAAAAAGATTTGGTGGATTTAATACTGCTACCTTCTGTGCTGAGTCTAGGGTAGTAGAAGACAAACCAGCAAAAACTACAGAAAATGTTGATACTAAAGCTTTCGCTATTTCAGGCTGGTAA
- the pyk gene encoding pyruvate kinase encodes MPLPNNPRRTKIVATVGPATLQPDVLRQLIKAGATTLRINFSHGTQQDHQKAIRLIRQTAFELDQPVGILQDLQGPKIRLGKFASGKINLKNGDPYILTSRQVECNQAIGYISYDKLAQEVPENATILLDDGKVEMKVEKIDVANQDLHCRVIVGGDLSSNKGVNFPNVFLSVKALTQKDREDLMFGLDQGVDWIALSFVRNPQDILEIKDLISSSGKSIPVIAKIEKHEAIEQMDAILSLCDGVMVARGDLGVELPAEDVPILQKRLIITANRLGIPIITATQMLDSMVNSPRPTRAEVSDVANAILDGTDAVMLSNETAVGNYPVQAVETMATIACRIEQEQPTNNLKLKRTRRSITHAISAAVGQISSQLDAAAIMTLTKTGATARNVSKFRPKTPILAITPHVYVARRLQLVWGVKPLLVLDLASATQTFEAAINVAQEKSWLFAGDLVVMTAGTLQGVAGSTDLIKVELVKAILGKGSGIGQGAISGRARVAHSARDIHDFNPGEILVAPATNAQFVDIIRQASGIITEEDDLTSHAAVIGLRLGIPVIVGFKNATEVIREGAILTVDAKRGIVYSGTLTSSPT; translated from the coding sequence ATGCCATTGCCAAACAACCCACGTCGGACGAAAATTGTCGCCACGGTAGGTCCCGCAACGCTACAACCTGATGTTCTTCGCCAGCTAATCAAAGCAGGAGCAACAACTCTAAGAATTAATTTTTCCCATGGTACGCAACAAGACCATCAAAAGGCAATACGTTTAATTCGACAAACAGCTTTTGAATTAGATCAGCCAGTCGGCATTTTGCAAGATTTACAGGGACCAAAAATTCGTTTAGGTAAGTTTGCTAGTGGCAAGATTAACCTTAAAAATGGTGATCCCTATATTTTGACTAGTCGCCAAGTCGAATGTAACCAAGCAATAGGCTACATCAGCTATGACAAGTTAGCTCAAGAAGTTCCTGAAAATGCCACAATCTTGCTGGACGATGGCAAGGTAGAAATGAAGGTAGAAAAAATTGATGTAGCTAATCAAGATTTACACTGTCGAGTGATTGTCGGGGGAGATCTTTCTAGTAATAAAGGAGTAAACTTTCCCAATGTATTTCTTTCAGTTAAAGCCTTAACTCAAAAAGATCGTGAAGACTTAATGTTTGGCTTAGATCAAGGAGTTGACTGGATTGCTCTAAGTTTTGTGCGTAATCCTCAAGATATTTTAGAAATCAAGGATTTAATATCTAGTTCAGGTAAGTCTATTCCTGTGATTGCCAAAATTGAAAAACACGAAGCGATCGAGCAAATGGATGCTATTCTTTCTCTTTGTGATGGTGTAATGGTAGCAAGAGGAGATTTGGGTGTAGAACTACCCGCAGAAGATGTGCCAATCCTGCAAAAACGCTTAATTATTACAGCCAATAGATTAGGTATACCAATTATTACTGCTACCCAAATGCTCGACAGTATGGTCAATAGTCCGCGACCAACTCGTGCCGAAGTATCTGATGTGGCTAACGCTATCTTAGACGGCACGGATGCAGTAATGCTATCAAATGAAACGGCAGTTGGTAACTATCCAGTCCAGGCTGTAGAGACAATGGCAACTATTGCCTGTCGTATTGAGCAAGAACAGCCAACAAATAATCTCAAACTGAAACGAACTAGACGTTCAATTACCCATGCTATATCCGCTGCGGTAGGTCAAATTTCGTCTCAACTAGATGCAGCAGCAATTATGACCTTAACAAAAACAGGTGCAACTGCTCGCAATGTCTCTAAATTTAGACCAAAAACGCCTATCTTAGCGATAACTCCTCATGTTTATGTTGCCCGTAGGTTGCAGTTAGTTTGGGGAGTAAAGCCTTTGTTGGTTTTAGATTTGGCTTCGGCGACGCAAACTTTTGAAGCAGCAATTAATGTGGCTCAAGAAAAAAGCTGGCTATTTGCTGGAGATTTAGTAGTGATGACGGCGGGGACTCTCCAGGGTGTAGCTGGTTCAACGGATTTGATTAAAGTAGAGCTAGTTAAAGCTATTTTGGGGAAAGGTTCAGGCATTGGACAGGGAGCTATTAGCGGTAGAGCTAGAGTAGCTCATAGTGCCAGAGATATTCATGATTTTAATCCTGGGGAGATTTTGGTTGCGCCTGCAACTAACGCTCAATTTGTTGATATTATTCGTCAAGCATCAGGGATTATCACAGAAGAGGATGACTTAACTAGTCATGCTGCTGTAATTGGCTTGCGTTTGGGTATACCCGTAATTGTTGGTTTTAAAAATGCCACGGAAGTTATCCGCGAAGGGGCAATTTTAACAGTTGATGCTAAACGGGGCATAGTCTATTCAGGTACATTGACCTCCTCCCCAACTTGA
- a CDS encoding ribonuclease J translates to MTKVIKKANKPTVKIIPLGGLHEIGKNTCVFEYEDEIILLDAGLGFPSDQMHGVNIVLPDMTYLRENSQRIKGMIVTHGHEDHIGGIAYHLKQFDIPVIYGPRLAMSLLSDKLEEAGVSDRTTLKSVVPREIVQIGKHFRAEYIRNTHSIADSFTVAIHTPIGVIIHSGDFKFDHTPVDGEHFDLQKLAEHGEKGVLCLLSDSTNAEVPGHTPSERSVYPNLDRIFGQAEGRLMVTTFSSSVHRVNMILDLAQKHGRKVAVVGRSMLNVIAHARKLGYIQCRDDIFEQIRTVNRLPDNKVLVLCTGSQGETLAAMTRISKGEHRQVRVRQGDTIIFSANPIPGNTIGVVNTIDRLMMQGANVIYGRAQGVHVSGHGAREDHKFMLNLTRPKFFVPVHGEHRMLVEHAGMAKAMGIPEENIVIIKNGNIIELTENSICMNGEVPSGIELVDRAGIVQDDVMKERQQLAEDGVITVATAIDLSGKLVASPALHLRGVVTSVEQSLLQQLVARTIERIVSDRWSDFSYTENGETQVDWTEVRLEIEGGLQRLIKRELRSRPSVVFLLQTPEHQPVKTTRTRKRSSSTATPAPVIARRS, encoded by the coding sequence ATGACCAAAGTAATTAAAAAAGCAAACAAGCCAACCGTGAAAATTATTCCTCTGGGAGGGTTACATGAGATTGGCAAAAATACCTGTGTTTTTGAATATGAAGACGAGATTATTCTGCTGGATGCAGGATTAGGTTTTCCTTCAGACCAGATGCACGGCGTTAATATCGTTTTGCCCGATATGACGTACCTCAGAGAGAATTCTCAGCGAATCAAAGGCATGATTGTGACCCACGGTCATGAAGATCATATAGGTGGAATTGCTTATCACCTAAAGCAATTTGACATTCCCGTGATTTATGGTCCTAGACTAGCAATGTCTTTGTTAAGTGATAAACTTGAAGAGGCTGGAGTCAGCGATCGCACTACTCTTAAAAGCGTTGTCCCCAGAGAAATTGTGCAAATCGGCAAGCATTTTCGGGCTGAATATATTCGCAATACTCATTCGATCGCCGATAGCTTTACCGTTGCAATTCATACTCCTATTGGCGTAATTATTCATTCAGGAGACTTCAAATTTGACCATACGCCTGTAGATGGAGAACATTTTGACCTGCAAAAATTAGCCGAACACGGTGAAAAAGGCGTATTGTGCTTGCTGAGTGATTCTACTAATGCCGAAGTACCAGGGCATACCCCCTCAGAACGTTCTGTATACCCCAATCTAGATCGTATCTTTGGACAAGCTGAAGGACGCTTAATGGTCACAACCTTTTCCTCTTCGGTGCATCGGGTAAATATGATTCTCGATTTGGCGCAAAAACATGGTCGCAAAGTTGCAGTAGTTGGTCGTTCCATGCTCAACGTTATCGCCCATGCACGCAAGCTAGGATATATCCAGTGTCGCGACGATATTTTTGAGCAGATTCGCACAGTCAATCGTTTACCAGACAACAAGGTCTTGGTTCTTTGTACTGGTTCTCAGGGAGAAACTTTAGCAGCCATGACCCGCATCTCTAAAGGCGAACATCGGCAAGTTAGAGTTAGACAAGGAGATACAATCATCTTTTCGGCTAATCCTATTCCTGGAAATACGATTGGCGTAGTTAATACCATTGACCGCCTGATGATGCAGGGGGCAAATGTAATTTATGGTCGCGCTCAAGGAGTTCACGTTTCAGGTCATGGTGCTAGAGAAGACCATAAGTTTATGCTTAATTTAACCAGACCCAAATTCTTTGTGCCTGTTCACGGTGAGCATAGAATGCTGGTTGAACACGCTGGCATGGCAAAAGCAATGGGTATTCCCGAAGAAAATATCGTAATTATCAAAAACGGTAATATCATTGAGCTTACCGAAAATAGCATTTGTATGAATGGTGAAGTTCCCTCTGGTATTGAGCTAGTAGACCGCGCTGGAATTGTTCAAGACGATGTTATGAAGGAAAGACAACAGCTAGCTGAAGATGGAGTAATTACTGTCGCTACGGCAATCGATCTATCTGGTAAATTGGTGGCATCTCCCGCTTTACATCTGCGAGGTGTGGTAACATCAGTAGAACAATCTTTACTACAGCAGCTAGTAGCCAGAACCATAGAAAGGATTGTAAGCGATCGCTGGAGTGACTTTAGCTACACAGAAAATGGCGAAACGCAAGTTGACTGGACAGAAGTACGCTTAGAAATAGAAGGTGGCTTGCAGCGTTTAATTAAGCGAGAATTACGTAGTCGTCCTTCAGTAGTCTTCCTATTACAGACTCCCGAACACCAGCCTGTAAAAACCACAAGAACAAGAAAACGTTCAAGCTCTACAGCTACCCCAGCCCCTGTTATCGCTCGTCGTTCTTAA